Proteins encoded by one window of Haliotis asinina isolate JCU_RB_2024 chromosome 6, JCU_Hal_asi_v2, whole genome shotgun sequence:
- the LOC137286434 gene encoding uncharacterized protein, producing MMTRFLSVCVLACLGVCSAYPITASWFRDRYTIYDWNQTLLQFKAIGGDTVLQRAPPIIRRSRNDLERDLNFIWCGSTNSSTGVTGTRCFDEAEQDLSAHGVTVAAFATYQYEENFSDVIIVCPKFDRKIESSRIYYRLVLPTTPQSDPCNITSGSSVVVLFTSFSGTDPHELLLESAAANNMSVYLGLPAVPASYDKRGFDEELMPAYYEFTSRVLLDHKSRYSHKIGGEVDRWTFTRNHHSNKAIKTALHGSRSVFDVIAGYYSTDESCLAQLDTKSIYLQLYRNLGKAVHGVGKRFAISPFVDLNRSQLNATVDLHVQGFTNIVSMAEVDIVAVQEGRGAGKGCYYWPNQLDTAVAEVDSKLDEIIHYLSPTLEPNITYRDAFTASNQELFRQFGQIQDFKHKQGHQFEYWLNIEAFEYLRYDPCLPVDPMASGMGELLQRTTKSRIDRALTVAGATPKKIISFAWDSDFTCTTQEYKYSLEEEIRQDSSRPIIANCSFHSKANLSVVVIGYNLEGETQGFVVEWTDREHKRHSDPVNGYYYETDWGQSHNKVDTLVYIMLWDIPDMNQDLPDKGIVTVKANGAYHDCVFQYDYS from the exons ATGATGACGCGCTTCCTCTCAGTGTGCGTCCTAGCCTGCCTAGGAGTATGCTCGGCCTACCCGATCACCGCATCCTGGTTTCGTGACCGCTACACCATCTACGACTGGAACCAGACTCTGCTGCAGTTTAAGGCTATTGGCGGAGATACAGTATTGCAGAGGGCGCCACCGATCATCCGGAGGTCGCGAAATGACCTGGAGCGCGATCTGAACTTCATCTGGTGTGGAAGTACCAACAGCAGCACCGGTGTCACCGGAACGAGATGCTTTGATGAAGCAGAACAAGACCTGTCTGCTCATGGTGTGACAGTGGCGGCATTCGCAACATACCAGTACGAAGAAAACTTCAGTGATGTCATCATTGTCTGTCCGAAATTTGACAGGAAGATCGAGAGTTCCAGGATATATTATCGTCTGGTTTTACCAACAACGCCACAAAG TGATCCCTGTAATATAACATCCGGGTCGTCAGTAGTGGTGCTCTTCACGTCATTCTCAGGCACGGATCCCCACGAGTTATTGTTGGAGAGTGCAGCTGCCAACAACATGTCTGTGTACCTCGGGCTTCCCGCTGTTCCTGCTAGCTATGACAAGCGTGGTTTTGACGAAGAACTTATGCCAGCTTATTACGAATTTACCTCACGGGTTCTTCTCGACCACAAATCGCGATACTCACACAAGATTGGCGGTGAAGTCGACCGCTGGACATTTACAAGAAACCACCATTCAAACAAAGCCATAAAAACTGCTTTACATGGCAGCAGATCCGTGTTCGATGTCATTGCAGGGTACTACTCAACAGATGAAAGCTGTCTCGCTCAGCTTGACACCAAAtcgatctatcttcagttgtacAGAAATCTTGGCAAAGCTGTTCATGGCGTCGGCAAGCGTTTTGCAATCTCCCCATTTGTTGACTTAAACCGATCCCAGCTCAATGCCACGGTAGACCTACACGTGCAGGGCTTCACGAACATCGTTTCCATGGCGGAAGTGGACATCGTGGCGGTTCAAGAAGGTCGCGGGGCAGGGAAGGGGTGTTACTACTGGCCCAACCAACTGGACACAGCTGTTGCAGAGGTGGATTCCAAGCTGGATGAGATCATTCACTATCTCAGCCCAACTCTCGAACCTAACATCACATACCGGGATGCATTCACTGCCAGTAACCAAGAG CTTTTCCGGCAATTTGGCCAGATACAagatttcaaacacaaacaaggACATCAGTTCGAGTACTGGCTCAACATTGAAGCATTTGAATATCTTCGATATGACCCATGTCTCCCAGTAGATCCTATGGCTTCTGGTATGGGGGAACTCTTACAGAGGACGACGAAGTCACGTATTGACAGGGCGCTGACTGTTGCTGGGGCTACTCCAAAGAAGATTATATCATTTGCTTGGGACTCTGACTTCACGTGTACGACCCAAGAGTATAAGTACAGTCTGGAAGAGGAAATACGTCAGGATTCATCACGACCAATCATTGCCAACTGCTCCTTTCACTCAAAGGCCAATTTATCCGTTGTCGTTATTGGCTACAACCTGGAGGGAGAGACACAAGGCTTTGTG GTTGAGTGGACTGACAGGGAGCACAAGCGTCACAGTGACCCCGTGAATGGCTACTACTATGAGACGGACTGGGGACAGAGCCACAACAAGGTGGATACTCTGGTATACATAATGTTGTGGGATATCCCTGACATGAATCAGGACCTGCCTGACAAGGGTATTGTCACTGTGAAGGCAAATGGAGCATATCATGACTGTGTATTCCAATATGACTATTCTTAG
- the LOC137286433 gene encoding dehydrogenase/reductase SDR family member on chromosome X-like: MGGGASFPVVSLSRDRVVLITGGNTGLGYEAAKHIAMMGASVIIACRSQTRATQAIQRMNEEFNASKETGTLPEGISQTGSLGVEFMELDLASLKSTMAFIEAFKASGRKLHVLLCNAGVAMLPRGFTEDGHETMFQVNYLGHFLIIAHLIPTMKTSGNDCRIIFTSSNAHVYSEREFSESKIKAEDPASYGRMLNYGTSKLFQIHHMFCLSRRLKGTGVSVTSLHPGIVRTEVTRSFLDSTALAAMFGTFRMLGFTKSPLQGATTLIDAAVNPKWRGVSDVYLIDSKPSSTHACARNQEYQEKVWTYSLECLKNYLPEDVVEGLEGRS; the protein is encoded by the exons ATGGGCGGAGGTGCCAGTTTTCCCGTTGTTTCCCTGTCTCGCGACCGTGTTGTACTAATAACCGGTGGAAACACAG GTCTGGGGTACGAAGCTGCTAAACACATCGCCATGATGGGAGCCTCTGTCATCATAGCCTGCCGGTCACAGACCAGGGCCACTCAG GCCATACAACGAATGAACGAGGAGTTCAATGCTTCGAAAGAAACCGGAACACTCCCAGAAGGTATCAGCCAAACCGGAAGTTTGGGAGTAGAATTTATGGAACTTGACCTGGCGTCCCTCAAGTCCACCATGGCATTCATTGAGGCCTTCAAGGCATCCGGCCGCAAGCTGCACGTGCTTTTATGTAACGCTGGTGTGGCAATGTTGCCCAGAG GTTTCACAGAAGATGGACATGAAACAATGTTCCAG GTGAACTATTTGGGCCATTTCCTGATCATTGCTCACCTGATACCTACCATGAAGACCTCAGGTAACGACTGCCGCATCATCTTCACATCCAGCAACGCCCATGTGTACAGCGAGAGGGAGTTCAGTGAGTCCAAGATCAAGGCCGAGGATCCTGCCTCATATGGACGGATGCTCAACTATGGTACCTCTAAACTGTTTCAG ATCCACCACATGTTCTGTTTGTCACGGAGACTGAAGGGCACGGGTGTTTCGGTCACTTCTCTACATCCGGGCATTGTGCGGACTGAAGTTACACGGAGCTTCCTTGACAGTACAGCTCTTGCAGCCATGTTTGGGACATTCCGAATGCTTG GATTTACAAAGAGCCCGTTACAAGGGGCGACAACTCTGATAGATGCAGCAGTGAACCCAAAATGGAGGGGCGTGTCGGATGTTTATCTTATCGACAGTAAGCCAAGTTCTACTCACGCCTGTGCAAG AAACCAGGAATATCAAGAAAAAGTGTGGACATATTCTTTGGAATGCTTGAAGAATTATCTCCCAGAAGACGTCGTTGAGGGCTTGGAAGGCCGAAGTTAA